The Chlorogloeopsis sp. ULAP01 sequence TGGGCAGCGCAGGTAATTGCAGGCGAGCAACGGATGGGGATTCCAATTGGGTAAGACTTGTTGGGTTAAAAATAGGCATTCTGAATTTAAGCTCCTTTCCTGTGCAACGCAGGAAATAGAGTGAGCAAGTAACAGAATCGGCGTTCTGGCTTACAATTTGTCATTAGTCATTAGCTTTTGATCAAGGACAAATGACAAAGGACGAAGGACAAAATTGCTTACAGCTGCGGCACAGCCTCGGACTTACACCGATGTTTCCCTCTTCTGTTACGGTTCACGGTTGCCTTGTTATCTTAGCTGAATCTCGTCCAGTTCCAAAATGCAGGGGGAGGGGGTAGAATTTTTTACAATCATCTTTTGTAAAACATACTCATATCGACTATGAATATTTATAAAATCTGATGATACTTTCTAGTTGAGTCTTACACAATTGAAGTAGGCAACACGATGGAGAAGGTAATTGATCTAATGTTGCCAGCTATGGCAGATGTTTTTCTATGTAACCTGCGGTTTACCCAAATTGTTACTCTGCGGTTACGGAGATGATCTTTACTGCCTAGTGATTTCGTTTAAAAATCGACTGTGAAACAATAGGGAGGTTCACCATGGCTAAAGTTGCACAGCAAATGGTGGAGCAATCCGGAATTGATGTGAAGGAACTGGTGGAAAAGCTTGTCCGGGCAGCAGCAGCAGAATTTACAACATACTACTATTACACGATTTTGCGAGCCAATGCTATCGGCATTGAAGGTGAGGGATTAAAAGAAATTATTGAGGATGCTCGATTGGAGGATCGCAACCATTTCGAGGCTCTGGTTCCGCGTATTTATGAATTAGGTGGCGAACTACCACGAGACATTCGCGACTTTTCCAATGTGGCTGCTTGTCCTGATGCTTACCTGCCAGAACGCGATCGCGGTAATGGTAATGAAAGTACATCAGCACGAGTTGGCTTTACCAGTGGTGGAACTGAGGAGGCAAAGCAAGCAATCTCTGAGGTTAAGCAGGGAGTGGAACAAGGTAATATTAGGCCGATGTTGCAGGTATTGGTAGAAGCCGAGCGCTGTGCAATCAGGGTTTATACTGATATTTGCAATATGACTTTCGGTAAAGATCATCGTACCTACGAGCTGTCTCTAGCGATCTTGAATGAAGAAATAGAGCATGAAGCTTGGTTTAGCGAGTTTCTCGGTGAGGGGCCATCAGGACACTTCCGTCGAGGCGCACCAGGTGAATCACCTTATACCTCTCGGTTCTTGGTTGTGCCTAATGGTCATAATGGCAAATAAGTAAGTTATACAGCGAACAGGTGACAGGTGACAGGGAACAGGGACAAACACGAGGACAAGAGGACAAGGGGCAAGAACGTGATTCACAATTCCCCGTGTCCTTTTCTTCCCGATCACCAATCCCCAATCCCTAGTCTCCTGTTTTCCTCTCAGAAAGAAACTTTATATACGGGAGCGCTCAGGTTGGAGTCAGAGACAGTGTCTTATGTAACATTGGCAAGGGTAGAAGAGATTTCGCCAGGGCAAACACGGATGGTACAGGTAGGATCTTGTCTGATTTTGCTTGTAAATGATTTAGGTGAATTCTACGCCTTACAGGGTTTGTGCGGACACCAAAATTTACCACTAACAGGAAGTAAGGTTTGGCAAGGAGTACTGGATTGCCCTTGGCATCATTTTCAGTATGACCTCCGCACGGGAGAGAATCTCTACCCCAAACGCATCTACCCGCTCAATGCTCTCCCTAAACTAAGAGAGCAAATCTCCTCCCTGCGTACCTATCCTGTACAAATAGTTGATGGAAAAGTGCAAGTGAGGGTGCCGGAAAGCTGTGAGCTAGGCTAAAAAATAGCCGATGAGTTGTCAGGTAATTTCAAATTTGAGGTGGAAGCCTGGGCAGATCAGAGGTAGCGTTGAGAGGCAAATCATATGGATGCCCAAGATCTTCTGAGGCGCTATGCTGTTGGAGAAAGGGATTTTCACACAGCAGATTTGCGTGGAGCACAGCTGCGGGAAGTAGATCTGAGTGGAGTAGTTCTGAAAAAGGCTATCTTGTGTGAAGTAGATCTAAGTGGAGCAAACTTAGTCGGGGCAGATCTAAATGGGGTAGTTTTACAGCAAGCTAACCTCAATGGAACACGTTTAAATGAGTCTCACTTGGTTGGGGCAGACTTATATAAAGCAAATCTCACTAATGCAGATCTAAACGGAGTTATTTTGTGGAGGGCAGCGTTAGAGCAAGCCATCTTGTCTGAGGCTAATCTGAGTAGGGCAAATTTGGATGATGCGAATCTGATTGGGGCTAACTTGAGTAAAGCAAACTTAAGGGGAGCAAAGTTAAGTAAAGCAAACCTAAGCCAGACAAATCTAACCGAGGCAAATCTTTGTCGAGCAACTCTGATTGAGACGAAATTGATTGTGGCTGATTTGCGTGGAGCAAATTTAGAGTTGGCAAATCTAACTAAAGCAAACCTCATAGAGGCAGACTTAAGTCGAGTTAACTTAGAGGGTGCTAACTTGAGTGGAGCAAACCTTAGTCGGGTGAACCTAAGTGGAGCAAATTTAACTGGAGCAAATTTGCACAGAGCAAACTTAATTGAAGCAAAATTGATTTTGACTGGGTTACGTGGAGCAAACTTGGAACGAGCAGAGCTGACTAAGGCAAACTTAACTGAGGCAGATCTGAGTTGGGCGCGTTTGAATGGCGTCAACTTGAGTGGGGCATACTTGCGTAGAGCAATTCTTACAGATGTAGATTTGAATTCAGCGATTCTGCGTGGTGCTGACTTAGCTGAGGCAAAACTGGATCAAGTTGAGATGAATAACTTAGATCTAAGTTGGGTAACAATGCCTAATGGAGCAGTTTACTTTTGAGTTAAATTTTATTGTGTAATCGATAATAAATACTTTTGTCCAATTGAACCCGCTCAAATGACTCATCAAGATTAATGGTTGTTTCACCACTACCGAGAAACAAGTAGCCATCAGGTCTTAATTGCTGCTTTACTTGTTTCAGTAAATGTTTTTTGGTCGCTAGATCAAAATAAATTAGAGCATTACGTAAAAAGATAACATCGATATTAGGTAAAGATGGCCAAGGTTGGACAAGATTAATCTGATGAAATTCAACTATCTGGCGGATCTCGTCCTTAATTTGCCATTCACATTCTTGTTTCTCAAAATAGCGATCGCGCAAAGATTTAGGTAGCCCGCGCTGAATTTCAAGTTGGTTGTAAATTCCCTGACGCGCACGCGCTAATACTTTGTTAGAAAAGTCACTGGCAATCAGCCGTACAGACCAACTAGCAAGCATGGGAAAATGTTCGCGAATCAACATGGCGATACTGTAAGGTTCTTGTCCATTGGAGCAAGCAGCACACCATATATTTAGCGATCGCTCTATTGCTCGTGTTTTAACTAGCTCTGGTAACACAAATCGTCTCAGTGCTTCAAAGGGGTAAATATCACGGAAGAATGATGTTTCATTAGTAACTAGTGCCTCAATCACCTGAATGTGAAGACTACTAAAAGGCTGAGTTCGCAGGTAAGCAATCAAATCAGTAATAGAAGCAAATCCTGTCGATTCTGCAATTGGCTGTAAATGTAGCTCTGCCAAATAAGTTTTATCGGCATACAATACAACGGCTGAATGATCTTGAACTAATTGACGAAGATAGTTAAAATCAGGAATGCTCACACCTGTAGCCTGCTTCATTACAGACCTTAAATAGAAACTCGGTTAGAAAAGATTCGACGTATAATTTCACCTGCCATTTGTTCAAGTCCAACAACTTGATCGGCAAGTCCGGCATTAACTACAAAACCAGGCATTCCCCATACCACACTACTAGCTTCGTCTTGGGCAAGCACCTGTCCACCTGCCTCGCGGATGCATTGGCTGCCATGCAATCCATCTTGTCCCATTCCGGTGAGTATGACTGCGATCGCACCAGCACCATACACTTTTGCAACTGATCGCAACAGAACATCTACGGAAGGACGACAGGAATTTTCCGGAGGTTCTTGGTGCGTGGCAAGTCGAACTGTCGTTCCGTCTTGTTGCACAACCATGTGAAAATTCCCCGGTGCAATCCAGGCGTGTCCAGGTTTTATCGCTACTCCGGAAACCGCTTCATCCACTGGAATTTGGCATTTAGCAGATAATCGTTCAGCTAATAATTTGGTAAACATTACGGGCATATGCTGCACAATTAGGATTGGAACCGGTAAATCGACGGGCAGTTCAGGAAGAATTGTCGCAAGGGCATTAGGCCCCCCGGTAGAAACCCCTATAGCAACAATATCTACTTGCTTTCTCCTGGTAGGTACGGGAGGAAAAACTTGATCGGTAATCGTGGTTGGCTTTGGAAACGCAGTAGTTTTCGCAGCAAATACCTTGATTTTTGGGATCAAGTCTTCGCGGATATATTGGTTTGTGGCTTCTGTACTTCCTAGATTATTCGGTTTTGTTGCATAATCTGAAGCACCCAAAGATAGAGCTTCGAGTGTGGCGATCGCCCCGGTGCGTGTCGAAGTACTAAACATAATCACAGGCAAGTGTGGATAAATTTTTCGGAGCGCGGCAAGGGTTTCTAAACCGTTCATTTGCGGCATCTCGACATCTAAGAGGACAACATCGGGATTGAGATGAGGAATCTTGGCAAGGGCAATAGAACCGTTGGCAGCAACTCCTACCACCTCTAATTCTGGATCGCCAGACAGAATTTTACTGACTCGACTGCGAACCACCACCGCATCATCTACAACAAGTACCCGGATTTTTGGCATATTTATAAAAAATCAATCTCACCTAAAAATAGGGAATGGGAAACAGACTTTATTTATGCATAGTGATGAAATTTTTCATCCAGACTGCCATCTGCCTCCTACCTTCTTTTTAATATTTAAATTTATTAACAGCTTTTTGCAAATCCGCTGCCATCCGCGCTAACTCTGTGGCTGCCTGGGATGTATTACTAGCTCCAGTTGTTGTACTTTGAGCATTCAGCGCCACAAACCCGATATTTTTGGCAATATCTGAGGTTCCTTTAGCTGCTTCAGCGATATTTCGAGCGATTTCATTTGTAGTTGCTGTTTGTTCTTCAATAGCGCTAGCGATCGTACTTTGCAAGTCGTTAATTTGGTTGATAATGTCAGTAATTTGAGTAATGGCTTGAATGGCACTTTTTGTATCAGTCTGAATCGCTTCTATTCGTTGGCTAATATCTTCGGTTGCATTTGCTGTTTGTTTGGCTAATTCCTTCACCTCGTTGGCGACTACGGCAAATCCCCTACCTGCATCTCCTGCTCTTGCTGCCTCAATTGTGGCATTGAGTGCGAGTAAATTTGTTTGCCCTGCGATCGAGGTAATAACTTTAATCACTTTGCCAATTTCAACACTACTTTGACCTAGTTTGTCAATCGTTTCGTTGGTGCGATCGGCGGTTTTAACTGCCTCAGTCGCGACTTTTGCACCTTGGGCGACTGTTTTCGCAATTTCTCGAATGCTGGCATTCATCTCTTCCACCGCAGTGACAACTGTACTAGTATTCTGATTCACCTGCTCCGCTGAGGCAGATGCGGAGGTTGCCTGTGCTGCTGTTTGTTTGGCATTGTCTGTCATTTCTTTGCTGACTGCGGTTAGTTCTTCTGAAGAAGACGCAACAGCCGTCGCCACCTCTGCCATTTGTCTAATGGAAGATTTCAGATTATTAATCATCTGATTAGCATTATTTGTGAGTTGCTTAAACTCTCCAGCATTACCTGCCTCGATGTGCTTGGACAAATTTCCCTGAGCAACGGCAAGGGTGACTTCATTTATACTTTGGATCTGCTTAGAGAGTTGTGAAGACATCCGGTTTAAGTTGTCGAGTAATTCTTTCCAAGAACCTCCAATTCCTTTGACAACTGCTTGAGAACCAAGCTTTCCTTCCGCACCAACCTTGGCAGCAAAGCGATTAACTTCGTTAGCAAAGCTTTGATTCAAACTCACCCATTCATTAAAAACTGTAGCAATTTCACCCAATCCATTGTTCTCGACTGGTAAACGAACAGTAAAATCACCATTTCTTGCTGCTTTCATTGCTGCTAGTAAAGGTTGCAGTTGCACTGGCGTAGCACTATCATTCGTTTCTAATGGATCTGCATTATTTTCCGACGAAGATTTAGAGTTAGTTGTTTTCCCAGTTCGAGATGTAGCCATTGCAAAGCGCTCCTAAGTTATCAGTTAGCAGTTATCAGTTGATAATTATTGTTCTCTATTCACTGATTTAAAATTAACGTCTAAAATTTTTTCAGTGTCTAGAACTAGCACAAACCCCTCTTTAAGTGGGTAAGCTCCAGCTAGCATTTGACGCATTCTACCTTTTAACGTTGCGGGTGGTAGTTGAAAGGTGTTCTCTGGAAACTCTAAGACATCTCCAACATCATCGACGAGTAAACTGACTATTTCATCGTTAGAACATACAACGATATTAAATCCCTGTGCTTCATTTATTGCTGAGTTGCCCATCTCTAAACGCTGCTGTAAATCGATGACAGTTAAAATTTGTCCACGCAAGTTAATTAATCCACAAATATCTGATGGTGCCAAAGGTACACGAGTCATCTTTTGGGGATGAATCACTTCTTGAACGTGTTGTACATCGATGCCAAAGTAAAATCCACCCAGAAAAAAAGTGCAAAATTGTCGTTTAGCCATGAGCAGCCACTTGCAGCAAATAAGGGTTGGCAATCCGAATCACGGTTTCAATGTCAAGAATTTCTGTAATTTGATCTTGAATCACAGCACAGAAAAGTACGCCTGCTCTAGATGGAGTTCCTTTAATTGTTATTGACTCTTCCACAATGTCGAGAATGCGATCAACCACTAGCCCCACAATTAATTCTGAGTGGAGAGAGACAATCACTATCTGTAGAGTTGGTGCGATCGCTCCAAAATTATCATCATTGGGATGCTGCTGATCAGAAAATACTCTGTGCAAATCGATAAGCGGCAAAATCTTACCGTAAGATTGCATCACATACCCATCACCCACTCGCTCTACAGCAGAATCAGGAATTTCTTCGAGTCGTAAGGCGATCGCTGCTGGAATGCCCATACGTGCGCCTTGTGGCCCCTGAAATAGTAAAATCATTTGGCGATCGCTTGTTTGGGCTTGGATATTCGCGGCTGTAGCTGCTGATAGTTGCTTTTGTTTTACAGTGATACTAGCGTGGTTTGCCAAACCGACAATATCAATAATTAATGCCACCGCGCCATCGCCGAGAATTGTAGCTCCTGCAAATACAGATAGCGCCTTCAACTGTGTGCCAAGAGGTTTAACGACAATGTCTTGGATGTCTTCAATCGTCTCAACAACTAGCCCAAATTGACAATTATCAGCTTGAACTATTACAAGATGAAGGGTTTGGGAGTTGGTGACATTGTTTTGGATCTGTAACTGTTGATTGAGGTAAACTAATGGCACAACTTTGCCCCGCAACCGATACACGGGTACGTCGTAAAGCATCTCAATAGTGTTGAGTGCTTGTGCTTCGAGACGCACAAGCTCTTGCAAACTCGTTTGGGGAATGGCATAGCGATCGCCTCCACTAGTGACAATTAATGCCGGAATAATTGTCAATGTGAGCGGAATCCTAATTTTAAAGGTTGTTCCTTGTCCTTGCTGGCTGTAAATTTCAATACTGCCGTTAATTTTCTCAAGATTGCCCTTGACAATATCCATCCCTACTCCCCGCCCTGAAAGGTTAGTAACCTGTTTAGCAGTAGAGAAGCCAGGTAAAAAAATTAAGTTCATCGCTGCCAATTCGCTCATTGCCGCCGCCTGCCCAGCACTCACTAAGCCAAGTTCCTGCGCTTGCCCTTTGAGCCGAGCTGGATCTAAACCGCGCCCATCATCGCTGATTTCAATATTGACTTTGCCGCTTTCATGAAAGGCTTTGAGCAATAGCCTGCCTGAGGTTGATTTACCACAAGCTGTCCGCTCGGCTGGTAATTCAATGCCATGATCGATACAGTTGCGGATTAAATGAGTTAAGGGATCTTTAATAGCTTCAATAATACTTTTATCTAGTTCAGTATCTTCCCCCTCCATTTCCACTTCAATTTGTTTATTTGAGGCGATCGCCAAATCACGAATCACGCGAGGGAATTTTTGCCAAATCGTACTAATTGGTTGCAGTCGAGTTTTCATCACTCCTTCCTGCAACTGGGTTGTAATTAGGTTCAGGCGCTGGCAAAGATTAACAAAGTTATGATCTTTAAACTTTGTACTAAATTCCATCACCTGGTTACGGGCTAAAACCATTTCACCCACCAGGTTCATCATCTGATCTAGTAAAGCAACACTAACTCTAATATGAGAAGATTCTGAGCCAATTAAGGCTGAAGCTTCTGGTAACTGGCTATTAATCTGTTGTACTTGAGTATTAACAACAGGTAAAGGCGATTGAGAGACTGTTACTTTTTGTTCAGTCTGTTGTAATTGAGTCAAAGTCTCGATTAGTGCAGAATAATCTTTATTGCCCTCACGTTTTGTAGCTTTAATCTCAGACAAAATCTGCCGGATAGTATCTACTGTTTGCAGTAGGGTAGTGACGATTTCAGGAGTTACCGCGAGCTTGCGATCGCCATCAAACGACTGGTTGGTACCATCGCGCAAACTACTCAGCAAAGTCTCTCCTGCATGGGCAAGCGATTCCAGCTTCGGAAACGGTAAAAAGCCACAGTTTCCTTTCAATGTATGGAGTGAGCGATAAATGCGATTTAGCGATTGTTCATGAGTAGATGCTTTTTCTAAATCAATAATATCTTGTTCAATTTGATCTAGATTTTCATAACTTTCAACTAGAAATGCCTCTATATCATCGTCAATTTCTGCTAACTCCATTGCGCTGATAGACTCAAAATATATAGATTTTGCGTTAATACTAACCTGATTTTAGACCGAACAAATGTATCTCTCAAGAAAGATGTTCAGATGACTTAATGCTGAAAAGATAATGTTTATCCTTATGGCAAACACAAATGCAATGTCCTTATTGCCATTCCACCCAAACATTTAAAAATGGTCATCGTAAAGACAGATAATGTTACAAGCGTAAACAATGTAATCGTCAGTTTCTCGAATCTTATCAACCTTGGTGCTACTCAAATGATGTTAAGCAACTTTGTTTAAAAATGCATACTCAAGGCATGAGTTTGCGCGAAATTGAACGAGTAACTGATATTCACCACACCACAATTTTGCATTGGCTTCGCAAGGCAAGCTTGAGCTAGAAAATTATCCAAACACAGTCTGAAAAAAGCTTGATTTTCAGACTTCTTTCTAAATTTATACCCACTTGATGAATGTTTGCGACAGATACTCGATTCCTCCTAGAGCGTGTTTCTCTTTCCCCGGCTGGAGCTTGGGAACCATAATTGAGGCAGAGCCTCTCAGTTTTCATTACCATGCAGAGCATGGTAATGAGAAAGTCCAATTCAGATTTGAAGTCTACCTTTTTTCTAGCGCAGTGGCGCGACAGTGCGGGGATAATGGGGGATGTCTATATGTGCCGTATTCTTTTTTATAACTGATATTAGCATTATAGTTACAGCATCACTACCTTTTTTAAATGCAATTTATGAAATTTAGATGTGATTTAAATTAGAATAAATTTTGACTATTTAAGGAGTAAATTAACTAACTTAAAGTCAATAACTATAAAGTGAAATATCAAAAGGGCAAAGCTGATGGCATTGGTACTGATTATCGATGATGCAGCCTTTTCTCGCCGGATGATCCGTAAGTTTCTGCAAGGCGATGGCTACGAAATTCTAGAAGCAACTAACGGACGCGAGGGATTAGAAATAGTTCACAACCACAAGCCCAATTGCGTGTTAGCGGATTTGTTAATGCCCGATATGAATGGGTTTGAATTCCTTCAAGCTCTCCAAGATGAAGGATTAAAAATTCCCACAATCATTATCTCAGCTGATATCCAAGATGGCTCTCGCACTCAAAGTTATAATTTGGGAGCAGCGAACTTTATTAATAAACCACCGAAAGAAAAAGAATTGCGAGAGGCAGTTCAGCAAGTTATTAATTCCAAGGAATAAAGCTTCTATGAATGTGACAATAGACCAACTAGACGCGCTACAAGAATTAATTAATATTGGTGTCGGTCGAGCAGCAAGTCTACTGAATGAGATGGTAGATTCTCATATTCATCTAGAAATTCCATCGGTGAAAGTATTAACTGCTTTAGATGCTTATCAAGAATTAGTAACACGATTTCATAACGATAGTTTAGCAACAGTAAAGCTAGGTTTTACTGGCTCTTTTTATGGTAATGCTGGCTTAATTTTCCCGACAGAAAGCGCGTCAACATTAGTCGCGCTCTTAACTGGTGAAGAAGTAGGATCACCAGATTTAGATGAAGTTAAAATTGGAACTCTGAGCGAAATTGGTAATATTGTTATCAATGGAGTGATGGGTTCAATCAGCAATGTGCTCAAGCAGCACATGAACTATACTTTGCCAGTTTATTTAGAAGATACGATTGATAACTTATTGTTGTCAGCTCATGCGAGTAACTCTAAGATTTTACTTGCACAAGCACGCTTTACAATTCAACAGTTAGAAATTATCGGAGATATCATTTTAGTCTTCGAGGTAGGTACATTCGATGCATTGATTAATGCTATTAACGAGCAGATGGGAGTACTATGATAAGAAAAGTTCCAGCAAAAATTGCTGTAGAAAAACTAAAAACGGTCTGATGACATGAACGAAATTGAGCAAGTTCAGGAAAAATTCAGCCTTTTAGATCAAATTCCTTTAGGAGCTTTTGTTCTAAATAGCGATCGCACCGTTTTATTCTGGAACTGTAGTTTAGAAGAATGGACGAAAATTCCTAGGACTCAGATTTTAGGAGCCTGTATTGATGATTATTTTCCTCATCTGAATCAACCTCGCTACGCTAGCCGACTGTACCACATTTTTGAAGGTGGCCCTCCTACAATATTTTCTTCTCAACTGCATAAATATGTCATTCCTGTACCGTTATCGTCAGGTAAATATCGTATCCAGCACACAACAGTAACTGCTGTGCCTGCATTGAATAGAGACAGTTTTTATGCTCTTTTCTCAATTCAAGATGTTACTGATTTAACATTGCGAGTCCAGGAATATAAGAACTTACGAGATCAGGCATTAGCTGTAGCGGAAGAACGCCAGCGAGCCAAAGAAGCGGCTGAGACAGCAAATCGCATCAAAGACGAATTTCTGGCGATAGTTTCTCACGAACTTCGTTCCCCTCTCAATCCTATTTTGGGCTGGGCAAAGCTACTGAGAAAACGTTTATTGAACGAAGTAGTTACCGCTCGCGCAATTGAAACTATCGAACGAAATGCAGAACTACAGGTTCAATTGATTGAGGATTTGTTGGATATCTCCCGCATTCTCCGGGGTAAACTAGGGCTGAATTTAGAAATTGTTAATCTTGCTGTGAGTATTGAAGCTGCCCTAGAAACAGTCCGATTGGCAGCAGAAGCAAAATCAATTCAAATAAACCTTTATCTCGATCCAAATGTAGGCAGGGTAAAAGGTGATAGTAGTCGTCTTCAACAAATAGTTTGGAATTTGCTCTCAAATGCCATTAAATTCACACCATCTGGTGGAAAAGTCGAAGTTTATTTAGAACAGATTGATTCTCAGGTACAAATTCGAGTCAAGGACACAGGTAACGGCATTAGTTCCGACTTTTTGCCACACGTATTTGAGTATTTCCGTCAGGCAGATAGTGGCATAACTCGAAGAGCGGGTGGACTAGGATTAGGTTTGGCGATTGTGCGCCAGCTTGTCGAGTTGCATGGTGGTAGAGTTTGGGCAGAAAGTCCAGGAGAAGGACAAGGCTCGACATTTACAGTTTGTCTACCAGTGTATAAACAAAGTCAGAAATT is a genomic window containing:
- a CDS encoding ATP-binding protein, which translates into the protein MNEIEQVQEKFSLLDQIPLGAFVLNSDRTVLFWNCSLEEWTKIPRTQILGACIDDYFPHLNQPRYASRLYHIFEGGPPTIFSSQLHKYVIPVPLSSGKYRIQHTTVTAVPALNRDSFYALFSIQDVTDLTLRVQEYKNLRDQALAVAEERQRAKEAAETANRIKDEFLAIVSHELRSPLNPILGWAKLLRKRLLNEVVTARAIETIERNAELQVQLIEDLLDISRILRGKLGLNLEIVNLAVSIEAALETVRLAAEAKSIQINLYLDPNVGRVKGDSSRLQQIVWNLLSNAIKFTPSGGKVEVYLEQIDSQVQIRVKDTGNGISSDFLPHVFEYFRQADSGITRRAGGLGLGLAIVRQLVELHGGRVWAESPGEGQGSTFTVCLPVYKQSQKLAKRDSNFSEDFYPFSMFSTPLEGIRILVVDDDADTREFLAFLLEQQGAIVTTAESANDALALIAQSKPDLLLSDLGMPDVDGYALIRKLRAMPANQGGQIPAIALTAYAAETTQQQVFAAGFQQHISKPADPYKLVTTIAALIKS